A single genomic interval of Koleobacter methoxysyntrophicus harbors:
- the thrB gene encoding homoserine kinase produces MIKLKVPATTANLGPGFDCMGIALDLYNYIEIEEIDSGLKISIEDDNDRKKVDKDENNLVFKAVKKVFEKVGYRTKGLRIHIKYHIPIARGLGSSAACIVGGMMAANEICGRKLELHELMEMAVEMEGHPDNVVPAMVGGYVISAYTENKVEYLRLDLPEEIRFIIAVPDFELKTSDARRILPEMVSLKDAVFNISRAALLAAAVAEKRYNLFHFFGKDRLHQPYRGKLIPGMDQVMKNAVEEGALGVFLSGAGPSIIALSLKDFEKIGSKMKEIFFLNGIRSTILITGVSKKGAEILT; encoded by the coding sequence TTGATAAAATTAAAAGTGCCAGCTACTACAGCAAACCTGGGCCCGGGATTTGACTGTATGGGTATTGCTCTTGATTTATATAATTATATTGAAATAGAGGAAATAGACAGTGGTTTAAAAATTTCTATTGAAGATGATAATGACCGTAAAAAAGTAGATAAGGATGAAAATAATCTTGTTTTCAAAGCAGTTAAAAAGGTTTTTGAAAAGGTTGGCTACAGAACAAAGGGTTTGAGAATTCATATTAAATATCATATTCCAATTGCCAGAGGACTGGGAAGCAGTGCTGCATGTATAGTTGGCGGAATGATGGCTGCCAACGAGATATGCGGCAGAAAACTTGAATTACACGAGCTGATGGAAATGGCCGTAGAAATGGAAGGTCACCCCGATAATGTAGTTCCTGCAATGGTCGGGGGTTATGTAATATCTGCATACACAGAAAATAAGGTAGAATATTTAAGGCTTGATTTACCCGAAGAAATCAGATTCATAATTGCGGTACCCGATTTTGAATTAAAGACATCAGATGCGAGGCGAATTTTACCTGAAATGGTCAGCTTGAAAGATGCGGTGTTTAACATAAGCAGGGCGGCCCTTTTAGCAGCTGCCGTTGCAGAAAAACGTTATAATTTATTTCATTTTTTTGGTAAGGATAGGTTACATCAACCTTACAGGGGCAAATTGATTCCGGGAATGGATCAGGTTATGAAGAATGCAGTAGAAGAAGGGGCTCTTGGAGTGTTTTTAAGCGGTGCGGGTCCTTCAATCATTGCCCTATCATTAAAGGATTTTGAAAAAATCGGCAGTAAAATGAAAGAAATTTTCTTTTTAAACGGTATCAGATCAACTATCCTGATAACAGGGGTTTCAAAAAAGGGTGCGGAAATACTGACTTAG
- a CDS encoding tyrosine-type recombinase/integrase → MFQFVFQDFLDDRKFRNLSPVSITDYRNTFTQFHDFLRKNQIIDVEDITPVILRKYLIYCQEKLKNKPSSINHKIRNLKTLFNYLVKEEIINLKNNPCSQLDYLKEDVKIETFNDYHIRQMLNYCRRIKGREKTFYACRLYVMIIVFLGTGIRSGELCNLRWRDVDFVNSSMTVIGKVRKQRTISLVDRVRKELSDWRIFKDTKLKPQQPEDFVFSSSNGKKLSANALKCIFKRLKTIMNFRDVNITPHVFRHTFAKYYIVNGGDPFTLKTILGHSSLEMTLKYVRLFGSDVKEKNEKYNVINNMDLQI, encoded by the coding sequence TTGTTTCAATTTGTTTTTCAAGATTTTTTAGATGACAGAAAGTTTAGAAATCTAAGTCCTGTTAGTATTACTGATTATCGGAATACTTTTACCCAATTTCATGATTTTTTGCGTAAAAATCAAATAATAGATGTAGAAGATATTACTCCAGTCATATTAAGAAAATACTTAATCTACTGCCAAGAAAAATTAAAAAATAAGCCATCTTCAATAAATCACAAAATACGAAACCTCAAAACTTTGTTCAATTATTTGGTCAAAGAAGAAATTATTAACCTAAAAAATAATCCTTGTTCTCAATTAGATTACTTAAAAGAAGATGTCAAAATTGAGACTTTCAACGATTACCATATTCGCCAAATGCTTAATTATTGTCGAAGAATTAAGGGTAGGGAAAAAACCTTTTATGCCTGCCGTCTGTATGTAATGATTATTGTTTTCCTTGGTACTGGCATTAGAAGCGGAGAATTGTGTAATCTACGTTGGAGAGATGTTGATTTTGTTAACTCTTCTATGACAGTCATTGGTAAAGTCAGAAAACAAAGAACCATTTCTTTAGTCGATAGAGTGCGAAAAGAATTGTCTGATTGGAGAATTTTCAAAGATACAAAGTTAAAACCCCAACAACCTGAAGATTTTGTTTTTTCCTCCAGTAATGGAAAAAAATTATCTGCTAATGCACTGAAATGCATTTTTAAAAGATTAAAAACGATAATGAATTTTAGGGATGTAAATATAACTCCTCATGTATTCAGACATACTTTTGCCAAATATTACATTGTCAACGGAGGCGACCCTTTTACGCTAAAAACAATTTTAGGTCATTCCAGTCTGGAAATGACTTTGAAATATGTTAGGTTGTTCGGTTCAGATGTGAAGGAAAAAAATGAAAAATATAATGTAATAAATAATATGGATTTGCAAATTTAA
- a CDS encoding DUF5659 domain-containing protein yields the protein MQPKIFSLNKVAYLKVKGYEPKRIGKDEETGKIYYEFPESEEIRENLRKYKENKELQEFLRIFKEIKKEIKSM from the coding sequence GTGCAACCAAAAATCTTTTCATTAAATAAAGTGGCATATCTCAAGGTAAAGGGATACGAACCAAAAAGAATAGGAAAAGATGAGGAAACAGGTAAGATATACTATGAATTTCCTGAAAGTGAGGAAATTAGAGAAAATTTAAGAAAGTATAAGGAAAATAAAGAATTACAAGAGTTTTTACGAATATTTAAGGAAATCAAAAAAGAAATTAAATCAATGTAA
- a CDS encoding ACT domain-containing protein yields MNESNYNYYIITSDILPEILRKTIKAKELLSRGEATTVNDAVEMVGMSRSAYYKYKDHIFPFYEVTKGKIITVALVLEDRPGVLSSILDNIARAKGNILTINQNIPINGIANVTISIRTAEMQESGENLFKSIEKIDGVKKIDILAQG; encoded by the coding sequence GTGAATGAATCAAATTATAATTATTATATTATAACATCAGATATTTTACCAGAAATTTTAAGGAAAACGATAAAGGCAAAGGAGCTTTTAAGTAGAGGTGAGGCTACTACTGTTAATGATGCCGTTGAAATGGTAGGGATGAGCAGAAGTGCCTATTACAAATATAAGGATCATATATTTCCTTTTTATGAAGTAACTAAGGGAAAAATAATAACGGTTGCCCTGGTTTTAGAAGATAGGCCCGGGGTTCTCTCCAGCATACTGGATAATATCGCAAGGGCAAAGGGCAATATCCTTACAATAAACCAAAATATTCCAATAAATGGCATAGCAAATGTAACTATATCCATAAGAACGGCAGAGATGCAGGAAAGCGGGGAAAACCTGTTTAAAAGTATCGAAAAAATTGATGGTGTAAAAAAAATTGATATTCTAGCTCAAGGTTAA
- a CDS encoding ISNCY family transposase, protein MTQEQLKKYQVISMAAEGRITIREAAESLGLSERQIKRLKKGVMEEGPAFLIHKNTGRKPQHAFTDEIKNKIIVLKQSDIYKDANFMHFVELLAEHEDISISYSCLHTILTNAGIKSPKKRRRFKSHRRRKRKPQEGLLIQMDASPFEWFGTDEKFTLHGAIDDATGKIVGLYLAKNECLQGYFEVTWQILTKYGIPVSIYADRHSIFLSPNASKLTIEDQLTGKVVNATQFGRAMNELGITLIPARSPQAKGRVERLWETLQSRLPIEFKIAGITTVDQANVFLLQYMDKFNSLFAVEAQVSESAYRPISDDVDIAHVLCVKYQRTVDNGGVFSFYGKHFKVVCDGAVPPRARIKVLVSPVFAVKAQYKDTVFDTIPYVKSKKTQKSKPVEKKTYSLPDSHYYKYGHSLVKKVSFEDSDRDILNMLEEIFLTNYA, encoded by the coding sequence ATGACCCAAGAACAATTAAAAAAGTATCAGGTCATTTCAATGGCCGCAGAAGGCAGGATAACCATCAGGGAAGCTGCAGAAAGTTTAGGCCTTAGCGAACGCCAAATCAAACGCCTGAAAAAAGGAGTGATGGAAGAAGGGCCGGCGTTCCTAATCCACAAAAATACAGGCCGAAAACCACAGCATGCATTTACTGATGAAATCAAGAACAAAATTATCGTATTAAAGCAATCCGATATTTACAAAGACGCTAATTTCATGCATTTTGTGGAACTCCTTGCTGAACATGAGGATATAAGTATAAGTTATTCCTGTCTACACACCATTTTGACTAATGCGGGTATCAAAAGCCCTAAGAAACGCCGGAGATTCAAATCACATCGTCGCAGAAAGAGAAAGCCTCAGGAAGGCCTCCTGATCCAAATGGATGCTTCTCCCTTTGAATGGTTTGGCACCGATGAAAAATTTACCCTCCATGGTGCTATTGATGATGCTACCGGTAAAATAGTCGGCCTTTACCTGGCTAAAAATGAGTGTCTGCAAGGGTATTTTGAGGTTACCTGGCAAATCTTAACTAAATACGGTATCCCTGTAAGTATCTATGCTGACAGACACAGTATATTCCTTTCTCCAAATGCATCTAAACTTACGATTGAAGACCAGCTTACCGGCAAAGTAGTTAATGCTACTCAGTTCGGCAGGGCTATGAATGAACTCGGTATTACCCTTATTCCTGCACGTTCCCCTCAAGCCAAGGGCAGGGTGGAACGGCTCTGGGAAACTCTTCAAAGCAGGCTCCCTATCGAGTTTAAGATTGCTGGTATTACTACTGTGGATCAGGCTAATGTGTTTTTATTGCAGTATATGGATAAATTTAATTCTCTGTTTGCTGTTGAAGCTCAAGTTTCTGAATCGGCTTACAGGCCTATTTCGGATGATGTTGATATTGCCCACGTGTTGTGTGTTAAATATCAAAGAACTGTTGATAACGGTGGTGTGTTTTCTTTCTACGGCAAGCATTTCAAGGTTGTTTGTGATGGTGCTGTCCCTCCACGGGCAAGAATAAAAGTCTTGGTAAGCCCCGTCTTTGCTGTGAAAGCTCAATATAAGGATACTGTGTTTGATACGATTCCTTATGTGAAATCTAAAAAGACTCAAAAATCTAAGCCTGTTGAGAAAAAGACATATAGCCTACCTGACAGTCATTATTATAAGTATGGGCATTCTCTTGTTAAAAAGGTCTCTTTTGAGGATAGTGATAGGGATATCCTTAATATGCTTGAGGAAATCTTCCTTACTAATTATGCTTGA
- a CDS encoding aspartate kinase, whose protein sequence is MKIYVQKYGGTSVGTPQRIKNVAERIIKKSGNGVGMVVVVSAMGDTTDKLLELAYEITPNPPDREIDMLLATGEQISISLLAMAIGALGHPVISLTGGQVGIITDDVHKKARILRVNSKRILEELNKGKIVIVAGFQGITENNEITTLGRGGSDTTAVALAAALNADLCEIYTDVDGVYTADPRIVPEAMKLDIISYDEMLEMASLGAKVLHPRSVELAKQYNVNLEVKSSFNENKGTIIKGETGMEGILRVSGITHDKNIAKVAILGVPDKPGIAYKVFSDLADNNINVDMIIQSIRHEKVNDISFTVGKDELDKTVSIMRKTVEEIGAKGIEYDKNVAKVSVVGAGINKSEVAKAMFQALADEEINIQMISTSEIKISCLIDLQMTERAVKAIHNKFILNGIEIRHQDAI, encoded by the coding sequence ATGAAAATATATGTGCAAAAGTACGGGGGAACATCTGTAGGCACCCCGCAGCGAATAAAAAATGTGGCAGAAAGGATAATTAAGAAGTCAGGAAATGGGGTTGGGATGGTTGTAGTGGTTTCTGCTATGGGTGACACTACCGACAAACTCCTTGAACTGGCCTATGAAATAACTCCTAACCCACCGGATAGAGAAATCGATATGCTGCTGGCTACAGGTGAACAGATTTCAATTTCCCTGCTAGCTATGGCTATTGGGGCGCTGGGGCATCCGGTCATCTCATTAACGGGAGGACAGGTAGGGATAATTACAGATGATGTTCATAAAAAAGCAAGGATTCTGAGGGTAAATTCAAAAAGGATTTTGGAAGAATTGAACAAAGGGAAAATAGTGATTGTAGCAGGTTTTCAGGGGATTACAGAAAACAACGAGATTACAACCCTAGGCCGAGGAGGGTCTGATACTACCGCAGTAGCACTGGCAGCGGCCTTAAATGCCGATTTATGTGAAATATATACTGATGTTGATGGTGTTTATACTGCTGATCCCCGCATTGTACCTGAGGCCATGAAGTTAGATATTATATCCTATGATGAGATGCTTGAAATGGCCAGTCTAGGAGCTAAGGTTCTTCATCCTCGTTCTGTGGAGCTTGCAAAACAATATAATGTTAATTTAGAAGTAAAGTCCAGTTTCAATGAGAATAAAGGTACTATAATCAAGGGGGAGACCGGAATGGAAGGGATTTTAAGGGTTAGCGGTATAACCCATGACAAAAATATAGCAAAGGTGGCAATTTTGGGAGTTCCCGATAAACCCGGTATAGCTTACAAGGTTTTTTCCGATCTTGCGGATAATAATATAAATGTGGATATGATTATACAGAGTATAAGGCATGAAAAGGTAAATGATATTTCTTTTACAGTGGGAAAGGATGAACTGGATAAAACGGTATCAATTATGAGAAAAACGGTAGAAGAGATAGGAGCAAAGGGCATTGAATATGACAAAAATGTTGCTAAAGTTTCGGTAGTTGGAGCGGGAATAAACAAATCAGAAGTTGCAAAGGCTATGTTTCAAGCCCTTGCAGATGAGGAAATTAATATTCAGATGATAAGCACATCAGAAATAAAGATTTCTTGTTTAATAGATTTGCAGATGACTGAAAGAGCTGTAAAGGCCATCCATAACAAATTTATATTAAACGGCATTGAAATAAGGCATCAAGATGCCATTTAA
- a CDS encoding DUF5659 domain-containing protein, whose translation MNTKTVYTAKLARYLLRKGYRIVDIAPNFNDRKMTVFYFRNERELEKEIQKFIKSGTSKESI comes from the coding sequence ATGAATACAAAAACGGTATATACTGCAAAATTAGCGAGGTATCTATTACGGAAAGGGTATCGAATAGTAGATATCGCACCAAACTTCAATGACAGAAAAATGACAGTATTTTATTTTAGAAATGAACGTGAACTTGAAAAAGAAATACAGAAATTTATTAAATCAGGTACTTCAAAAGAGAGTAT
- a CDS encoding aspartate-semialdehyde dehydrogenase yields MNGINLAIVGATGAVGRKALEILEKEDLLPIRNLKLLASDRSAGTALNFRGKDYLVEAATPESFNNIDVAIFSAGAGVSLRLAPEAVRKGAVVIDNSSAFRMKEDVPLVVPEVNPDEIRKHKGIIANPNCSTIQMVVVLKPIYDLVGIKRIVVSTYQAVSGTGIEAMEELREQTEQILTNKEIAPKVYPHQIAFNVLPHIDEFDEYGNTREELKMINETKKILNDRNIRVTATTVRVPVFIGHSEAVNVETVEKITVAEVKEILSKAPGVIVNDDPAKNCYPLPAAVAGRNEVFVGRIREDLSIENGINLWIVADNLRKGAAYNAIQIAGYMVANKLI; encoded by the coding sequence ATGAATGGGATTAATCTTGCAATTGTGGGAGCTACGGGGGCTGTTGGTAGAAAAGCCCTTGAAATCTTAGAAAAGGAAGATTTGCTGCCCATAAGGAATCTGAAGCTGCTTGCATCAGATAGGTCAGCAGGTACAGCTTTGAACTTCAGGGGTAAGGATTATTTAGTAGAAGCGGCAACTCCTGAATCTTTTAATAACATTGATGTTGCCATTTTTAGCGCGGGGGCAGGTGTGAGTCTTAGACTGGCACCTGAAGCTGTCAGGAAAGGGGCCGTAGTCATTGATAACAGCAGTGCTTTTAGAATGAAAGAGGATGTACCCCTTGTGGTCCCTGAAGTGAACCCGGATGAAATAAGAAAACATAAAGGAATTATAGCTAATCCGAACTGTTCAACAATTCAGATGGTTGTAGTGTTAAAACCGATTTATGATCTGGTGGGGATAAAGCGAATAGTAGTTTCCACATATCAGGCGGTTTCAGGTACCGGGATTGAAGCTATGGAGGAATTGAGAGAGCAAACCGAACAGATTCTTACCAATAAAGAGATTGCTCCGAAGGTCTATCCTCATCAGATTGCCTTTAATGTTCTACCTCATATAGATGAATTTGATGAGTACGGTAATACCAGAGAGGAGTTAAAAATGATAAATGAAACAAAGAAAATTTTAAATGACCGGAATATAAGGGTTACAGCTACTACTGTAAGGGTCCCCGTGTTTATAGGCCATTCTGAAGCAGTAAATGTAGAAACTGTAGAGAAAATTACTGTAGCTGAAGTAAAAGAAATATTGAGCAAGGCTCCAGGTGTAATAGTTAATGATGACCCTGCTAAAAACTGTTATCCTCTACCTGCCGCTGTTGCCGGGCGGAACGAAGTGTTTGTAGGCAGAATCAGGGAGGACCTATCCATTGAAAATGGGATAAATTTATGGATAGTAGCTGATAATTTAAGAAAAGGAGCAGCTTATAACGCTATTCAAATAGCAGGTTATATGGTAGCAAATAAATTAATATAA
- a CDS encoding homoserine dehydrogenase, with the protein MINIGILGMGTIGTGVVEVINENAERIYQRTGERLKIKRILVRDLKKKRAVNINHLLTNDPEEILRDDEIDIVVELMGGLQPACNYIKMAMENGKHVVTANKEVISKCGRDLFEVAKQKGVNLLFEASVGGGIPIIRPLKQCLAANEINEIIGIINGTTNYILTEMTENKMDFYEVLKKAQELGYAESDPSADIKGMDAARKLAILSSIAFNTRIIPEDIYTEGISKIKPVDILYADELGFKIKLLALARKHEQGIEARVSPVLLPKRHPLSSVMGVFNAIMVKGFPVGEVMFYGMGAGKEATSSAVVADIVDAVRNRSNKNITLCTCFGDEKVIPAEQTESRFFIRMLVDDKPGVLAKIAGAVGDNNISIRSVIQKNRYNGTAEIVLITHRALEKNISSAAAEIIRFEEIKDICNIIRVEGDD; encoded by the coding sequence ATGATAAATATCGGAATCCTTGGTATGGGAACCATTGGAACGGGGGTAGTTGAGGTAATAAATGAGAATGCCGAAAGGATCTATCAGAGAACAGGGGAAAGGCTTAAAATTAAAAGGATTTTGGTAAGGGATTTAAAAAAAAAGAGGGCTGTAAATATAAATCATTTGCTTACAAATGACCCTGAGGAGATTTTAAGAGACGATGAAATTGATATAGTTGTAGAACTAATGGGCGGCTTACAACCGGCCTGTAATTATATAAAAATGGCTATGGAAAATGGCAAACATGTGGTAACAGCAAACAAAGAAGTTATATCAAAGTGTGGCAGGGATTTGTTTGAAGTCGCCAAGCAAAAGGGGGTAAATCTTCTTTTTGAAGCGAGTGTAGGTGGCGGTATACCGATTATCAGACCTCTTAAACAATGCCTGGCAGCTAATGAAATTAACGAAATAATTGGAATCATAAATGGGACAACCAATTATATTTTAACGGAAATGACAGAAAACAAAATGGACTTTTATGAGGTTTTAAAAAAAGCGCAGGAATTGGGTTATGCAGAGAGCGACCCCTCGGCTGATATAAAAGGAATGGATGCTGCGAGAAAACTGGCAATTTTATCTTCTATAGCCTTTAACACCAGGATCATTCCAGAAGACATTTATACAGAAGGAATTTCTAAAATTAAACCGGTAGATATCCTTTACGCTGATGAACTCGGGTTTAAGATAAAACTTTTGGCTCTAGCAAGGAAACACGAACAGGGTATTGAAGCGAGGGTATCTCCCGTTTTGCTGCCCAAAAGACATCCCCTTTCTAGTGTTATGGGGGTATTTAATGCAATTATGGTAAAAGGCTTTCCAGTTGGGGAGGTAATGTTTTATGGAATGGGTGCCGGAAAGGAAGCTACATCCAGTGCAGTAGTTGCAGATATAGTTGATGCGGTTAGGAACAGGAGTAACAAAAACATAACCCTTTGCACATGTTTTGGGGATGAGAAGGTTATTCCCGCAGAACAAACCGAATCCAGATTTTTTATTAGAATGCTTGTTGATGATAAGCCCGGTGTCCTGGCTAAAATAGCCGGAGCAGTAGGAGATAATAACATAAGTATACGTTCTGTTATACAAAAAAATCGATATAATGGAACGGCAGAGATAGTTTTAATTACTCACAGGGCATTAGAAAAAAATATCAGTTCAGCCGCTGCTGAGATAATACGGTTTGAAGAGATCAAGGATATTTGCAATATTATCAGGGTAGAAGGGGATGATTAA
- the thrC gene encoding threonine synthase translates to MIKLWKGLIETYREYLPVDESTPVITLNEGNTPLIRAKGLEKILKGLEIYFKYEGLNPTGSFKDRGMTMAVSKAVEEGSKAVMCASTGNTSASAAAYAARAGLKCIVLIPNKNIALGKLAQAITYGAEVIAVDGNFDDALKLVREITSKYPITLVNSINPFRIEGQKTAAFEICDQLGDSPDFLAIPVGNAGNITAYWKGFKEYHDRGKNTRLPVLLGFQAAGAAPLVENRVIERPETIATAIRIGNPASWKTATAALKESGGEVDKVTDEEILEAYKLLASKEGIFVEPASASSLAGVIKMYNKGFFIKGQRIVCVLTGHGLKDPDISIKIGKKPELIPVDIGVLEEKIL, encoded by the coding sequence ATGATTAAATTGTGGAAAGGCCTAATAGAAACATACAGGGAATATCTTCCGGTAGATGAATCAACACCGGTTATTACTTTAAATGAGGGAAACACCCCGTTAATTAGAGCCAAAGGTCTGGAGAAGATTCTAAAGGGCTTAGAAATATATTTTAAATATGAGGGTCTTAATCCTACAGGTTCTTTTAAGGATCGGGGAATGACCATGGCGGTAAGTAAAGCGGTGGAAGAGGGCTCAAAAGCTGTTATGTGTGCTTCTACCGGAAATACATCTGCATCAGCAGCTGCTTATGCTGCTAGAGCAGGGTTGAAGTGCATAGTCCTTATTCCTAATAAAAATATCGCATTAGGGAAACTGGCCCAGGCTATTACTTATGGTGCGGAAGTCATAGCAGTAGATGGGAATTTTGATGATGCCCTCAAGCTCGTGAGAGAAATTACTTCAAAATATCCGATAACCCTGGTTAATTCAATAAATCCCTTCAGGATAGAGGGGCAAAAGACTGCAGCCTTTGAAATTTGCGATCAATTAGGGGATTCTCCCGATTTCCTTGCGATACCTGTAGGGAATGCAGGCAATATAACTGCTTACTGGAAGGGATTCAAGGAGTACCATGATAGGGGTAAAAATACTAGACTGCCCGTATTATTGGGATTTCAGGCGGCAGGAGCGGCTCCGCTGGTTGAAAATCGGGTCATAGAAAGGCCCGAGACTATTGCTACGGCCATAAGGATAGGTAATCCGGCCAGCTGGAAAACAGCAACAGCTGCCTTGAAAGAGTCCGGCGGAGAGGTTGATAAAGTTACCGATGAAGAAATATTAGAAGCCTATAAGTTACTGGCTTCAAAAGAGGGAATTTTTGTAGAGCCGGCTTCAGCATCATCGCTGGCAGGTGTTATAAAAATGTACAATAAGGGATTTTTCATAAAGGGCCAGAGGATAGTGTGCGTATTGACGGGTCATGGGCTTAAGGACCCTGATATTTCTATAAAAATAGGCAAAAAACCTGAATTAATTCCCGTAGATATAGGAGTGCTTGAAGAAAAGATTCTGTGA
- the spoIVA gene encoding stage IV sporulation protein A has protein sequence MERFDLLKDIAERTNGDIYIGVVGPVRSGKSTFIKKFMEKIVLPHIENVHDKNRTKDELPQSGAGKTITTAEPKFIPNEAVELKIKDNIKFRVRIVDCVGYTVKGALGYEDENGPRMVSTPWFDKPIPFQEAAELGTRKVISDHSTIGLVVTTDGSITEIPRESYKEPEERIIAELKELDKPFIVILNTTMPREEKTKELKQEMEQKYQVPVIPADCSDLDQDDIYTILQEVLYEFFVKEININMPKWINALEEDYWLKKSFLNAVKEISNTINKLRDIEKAVMAFNEYDFVDKAVLEEMDLGTGVANIKIEPKEGLFYKILSETSGFEITGDDQLIRLMKELSIAKREYDKIAGALEKVKDTGYGIVPPFLEEMVLEEPEIIRHGSKFGVKLKASAPSIHMIKADIQTEVSPIVGTEKQSEELVNYLLNEFESDPKKIWESNIFGKSLHDLVREGIQNKLNHMPETAQMKLQETLQRIINEGSGGLICIIL, from the coding sequence ATGGAGAGATTTGATTTACTTAAGGATATAGCCGAACGAACTAATGGTGATATATATATAGGTGTAGTAGGACCGGTCAGGTCGGGCAAATCAACCTTTATAAAAAAATTCATGGAAAAAATCGTACTCCCACACATTGAAAATGTTCACGATAAGAACAGGACTAAGGATGAGCTACCTCAAAGCGGTGCCGGTAAAACGATAACTACAGCTGAACCTAAGTTTATACCTAATGAAGCAGTAGAATTAAAAATTAAAGACAACATAAAGTTCAGGGTAAGGATAGTAGATTGTGTAGGGTATACTGTGAAAGGGGCATTAGGATATGAAGATGAAAACGGTCCGAGAATGGTTTCTACCCCCTGGTTTGATAAGCCGATCCCTTTTCAGGAAGCTGCGGAGTTAGGTACCCGGAAGGTTATATCCGATCATTCAACTATCGGTTTAGTAGTAACAACGGATGGCAGTATCACTGAAATACCTAGAGAAAGCTATAAAGAACCCGAGGAAAGGATAATAGCAGAATTAAAGGAATTAGATAAACCCTTTATAGTTATTTTAAATACGACAATGCCCCGGGAAGAAAAAACCAAGGAATTAAAACAGGAAATGGAACAAAAATATCAGGTTCCGGTTATACCCGCTGATTGTAGTGATTTAGACCAGGATGATATTTATACAATACTCCAGGAAGTATTATATGAGTTCTTTGTTAAAGAAATAAATATTAATATGCCTAAATGGATAAATGCCCTGGAAGAGGATTATTGGTTAAAAAAGAGCTTCTTAAATGCGGTTAAAGAGATCAGCAATACTATAAATAAACTAAGAGATATTGAAAAAGCAGTAATGGCATTTAATGAATATGATTTTGTTGATAAGGCTGTTTTAGAAGAAATGGATTTGGGTACAGGTGTCGCGAATATTAAAATCGAACCTAAAGAAGGGCTGTTTTACAAGATATTAAGTGAAACTTCTGGATTTGAAATTACAGGGGACGACCAGTTAATTAGATTAATGAAAGAACTTTCAATAGCAAAAAGGGAATATGATAAAATAGCCGGTGCCCTGGAAAAGGTTAAAGATACAGGATATGGAATTGTACCGCCTTTCCTTGAAGAGATGGTCCTTGAAGAACCTGAGATAATAAGACACGGAAGTAAGTTTGGTGTAAAACTTAAGGCCAGTGCCCCTTCCATTCATATGATAAAAGCAGATATCCAAACGGAAGTTTCTCCTATAGTAGGTACCGAAAAACAAAGCGAGGAACTTGTAAATTATCTGTTAAATGAATTTGAAAGCGATCCTAAAAAGATATGGGAATCAAATATTTTCGGCAAATCCCTTCATGACCTAGTTAGAGAAGGAATACAGAATAAATTAAATCATATGCCTGAAACGGCCCAAATGAAACTTCAGGAAACCCTTCAGAGGATCATAAATGAAGGAAGTGGCGGGTTGATATGTATAATCTTATAA